GATAATAATTGATATGCAGGTTGATAAGACattataagatatataaaaacatattaacgATACCACGAATAGTTTGGAACCTTTGATTCAGAAGCAGGTGCATATCTAGTAGTTTCAAAAAATCCTGTGGTAGCTGGAGGATGTGATACAAAGAATGATTGGGGAGAAGCAGCAGTCGAGATAGGAATAACCGCACGAGCTGATCCAATAACTCCTGTGAATGTTGAATTGCTAGCGTGAGCTAGGTTATCACCAATCTCTTTACCATTGGATTGGATACTGGGCCTGAAACTTTTAGTACCAATAGAATAATCTACAGCACGTTTTATTCCGTCAGCGTGAGTCACAGGATAAGATCCAACAGTCTTTCGAGCTATATCTCCATTTCCGGAACGAGAAATAGAGTTTTCATTAGCATCGGCAGTGTACGTAAAGTTGAAAGGGCTCGactggaacaagaaaaaaatgtttaaaatgaccGCGTTTTTCTATAAATGTAGAGAGAGAGTTAAGTGGTATTACATAAGGTACTTAATAGGCTTGTTTCGATACAACAGACAATGTTTTTAGGATCTTAAAATTAAAACGATAATACTGGTAaaattctaatataaaaaaacatttagtattaTCATTAATGTcatcataaaattacatttgaatTAATATATAGTACTGACCAAAAATGTTTGcagattttgtaatattattattcttaagatGGAATAAAAATACACTTAGCGCTGTCATACTGAGAAATTCatgttatagtaaatatttttttacaattttgtatataatttgtaCAATGAGACAGATTCTATGGATATTATGAACGATTTTTAGAACAACAATTTTACTAGACATCTATAGAAAACTGTATAAATCAGTATTTTACCTGtcacaacaaaaccttaccagaacatatataatgaaaaaaatatataatatcaggCTATTATAAATAGCGTCTGTTAGCTTAAATCAGTTCGTATTAAAAAGCAATAACTTTGGTCCTTCGGGATGACGATAAACCaacttgatgtaaaaatgtattgttaagacggctgatatgggtagcagcactttaatcaaaataaagtgcagaataacgtttcgactttattaggtcatctttaggttaacaaaagaTGACCTGAGagggtcaaaacgttgttttgtacttaattgTAAGTAAAGTggtaatacccatactagccatcttgagaataatatatatgtaaaaacggctcgtttgggttgagaatgtTTTTTACGTAGacgagtgaacaacgtttcaaccttcttcgatGACCGTTGTTCGCTTcgctacgtaaaaaattttctgaacccaaacgagccgtttttacatatatatttttctctacaagtgggttttcgaCATCActcatcttgagaatacattgttTGGTTCCTCGTTGTACTCTAATAACCTACGCAAAGGTACATGTTGTCCATGAggttataaatgtaatataccGTGATTTCATCTCAATTTGTCACTACAAGGCTGTTAATCTAAGGTAATAGTTAGCTATGTTTCGGCTCAGTTCTGCCCAACAATTCTCAAAGGGATTACAATCTGGAGACTCTTCTGAGCATGACATCTTGTAACGTCCTCCTGATCGAGATACTACTGTATAATACGCGATTACTGATAAGTGTCTTTGTTATCTTGAAACCTAGAGTTATTCCTTGTGATCTGATGACGTTTTAGGATTCTGGATATTGTACACTAAGGGGTACTCTACTGTCCTGGTAATGTCCGTTTGCTACTTGCAATTTCTTGACAGCCGAAAAGTTTAATGATGTGTTTCTTCTGACACGTGACGAGACATGACTGTATACCAGATACAGAGAAATTATCTTAAGAAAACGTTGATCTGCTTTGAAAAGAGGTTATACCAAAAAcgaatcctttttttttttttacaaaacaggtgtgtgtgtgtttgttttgacaTCAAATGCTTAAAACAAGCTgtacagaccagaataacaatCCAACATGAGTGTTTCAGTGTATGCTACTATTAGGGTATTTACTCAACATATATAGAATAGTATGCAAATACTTTGGCCAagactgtgtatatatatatatatatacatataagcaTTAACAGTAACAGTTTACTTACGTTGGAAAATTAAGGACACAGACTCACCTCTGCAGCTAGAACAGCTGTACCAGCACCAGTAGAGAATCCAGCAGGAATAACAGCTGCACCAGCGCCAGTGAAAGATCCAGCAGGAATAACAGGTGCACCAGAAAAAGAGCTGATTTTGACGTTAGCAGGATTACTATGAGGTTCCACACCAGGCTCGTTACTTTGGATATCTGCCATAAACCCATCAGCACcagcaatgtattttacagtCCTGCGACGCCCATCAGAGTGCGCCACGCTGTAGGTACCTGCAACATTACCACTGCCATCTCCACCTTCTGTCCTGGAGCTGAAACCACCTTCTACATCAGCCGTGTAGGTAAAGAAGAAAGGATTCATctgtatgaaaaatattaattatttctgtgACATTGTGAGCATTATGTAGAACGTATTTTGTAAGAGATGATAAAGTATATGTGTTGTAATGCAAAAAGTTTCAAGGCCCGTTTTTAAAGGTATCCAAAGGTAGGATATAAACAATGTAATTCATGAGACTTATTTTACCTAGATTTACTAAACCTTTTATCTCTAGAATTTCTGTTAACTGGGAGGCATAGATTATCTCATAATTATTCCTAAAACActataattatcaaataattaatcCAGTTTTGTGAACAGCGAGCAAATGTACAACCATTAACTTAATTATCACATTTAACATTAAAAGATATCTTGGGCACTGTTATACACgttcagtaaaataattttatgacacAATAAATCTATCATTTTGCTTCTATTCTCATCTCTAActactgaagtttttttttaatcgtaTTACGATGAGTTTTTCGTGGAGTTGACGTTGTTTAAAGATCACAAAAACTCAAAacttactgataataataaaagaatatattaaagTTCATTGTTGTCTTGTTATCATAGTCATTACAATGCTTAATTATTTACACATGATGTAAGCATTAAAATATTTCGAGATTTTTTATCGTACCGGGAAGATAGCTAGTAATTACTCCAAACATTTCCAAGTAGGTCCAAAGTTTGTTCTGGATTTGCTACAAcgtaataattatgtttttcttgATTTCTACTCACTGATTTAACAGGGGTGTATCCACCTTCGGTTCCATAAGCACCAATAGGGATAGCTGGTACGCCAGGAAAATGGTTGTTATTAACGTTAGCTGGATAACTATAGGGTACAACACCAGCGGAGAAGTGGTTAATGTTAACATTAGTTGGGATTTTACCAGATACAACACCGGGTTTGTTACTGCGAATATGTGGTTTTAATCTGTCAGAACCAGCAGTGTATTCTACGCTGTAGGATCCCGCCAAATTTCCAGAAACGTTTGTAGTTTTTGCTCCAGCTGAGTATGTGTAGAACAAAGATTTTCtctaaaagtaaaaattacataCAACATGGGTATCAAGGATGAGATTAAAAATCTGGGTAAACAGCAACGGACACAACTgaaaaaatcatgtttaaaatacagaGGAAGACACTAGTGGATGGAGAAGCGTATCATAGGTTTTAACCATttggtttttaacattttatgttttagatTTAATTTGAGTGTTTTGAATAGAATTTCCTGTGAAtcgtttataaataatgtttcaaagaGTGCATATCAGAACTTAcgtaatttacaaaattaatcaaaatttcacatataagaaaagaagaaaggttagattattttaaagatatctAGTTCATGAACAAAAGTTATGCTTTAATATAACAATCTATCAGAGATCACTAATCTTAAAATCACTGCATGATGATTGTGGgcatatgtaattattttatgaaatgatgtgtttttttattttacgcaaagctacatgagagctatatgcactaaccgtcactaatttgacagtgtaagactagagggaatgcaggtAATCATCATCACTCTCTGCCACcatttgggctactcctttattaATGAATGCCGAGCCGAAGTAGTTTTATTGTTCTGAGAATACGTTTTAAAAAGATTTGGTAAAAGACacaataaaatgtgttattatatcatTCCAttggtatggccaagtgggtaaggcacttgactcataatccaaggttcgcaggttcgaatccctgttacatcaaacatgctttccTTCTAACCCGTCGGAGCATgataaggtgatggtcaatcccactatttgttggtaagaatgtagcctaagagttggcggtgggtgatgatgccttctgtcttgtcttacactactaaattagggacggctagcacagataacccttgtgtagttttgagcgaaattaataacaaaactaattcaccattttaatattttctgttgtgtttttagttactgaaaataaattatttttgatagtTTTTAAGACCCATGTTGAGAAGACTTATATTGTTCATTATAATGTCTTAAaggattatattttaatgtttaaaatagtcTTTAATATGTAGGACTACATTCTGCAAATAATACAGAATTATTGAGTTTCTTAGTAGGAACTGGATGCTACTTCAAAAAGTCAATACATCAGCAGTGCCAAAACACTCATATTGCTTTTCTAAGTATGTTATTTGAATATGTAATTTCGGCATTTACACAGACTAATTCCATACAAGTATAATTAAAGGCGACAGTCCTAGTCTTAACACTGATCAGCTTATATACTCACGGGTTCACCAGAGAGCACTTCTGGACCGACATGTTTTGTTTCAGATAACCTAGGCGCATCCAACCCAAGAGCAAGTACTTGTACATTAGTAGGGTTTTCTCCCGCATGGATTCCTCGTTCGTCAGATCTCCCAGCCTTGTAGTTAACCTTTTGCTGACGTCCATCTGGCATGTTGAAGCTGTACGAACCTGCGACTTCTCCAGCGGTGCTCCTAGACCCCGACTTAGAGCTGAACCCTCTTTTAGGTTCAGCAGTGTACGTAAAGGGCAAGGGACTAGGCTGATAAAAACAAACCAGATTATTTAAATAAGGTTTATTTTAAGTGTGAATATCTATGCAATAaattacacacatttttttaCGAACCTCTTGAACAAACATAGGAGCTTTAAGAGCAGGAGCTGTGAGTGGGCCAAGTGGTTGGCTGTATTGAACATGTGGAAGCACATTATAGTGGAGAGGAATTCCTGCAAGAGCTACTCCAATGTTGGTGCGAAGTGCCACCaggaaacaaaactgaaaaatctGGAAAAATATAGATCACATAGTTCTAAGCTTCTAAGCCATTtaacttttgcatataaataatttattttatataagttcTGTAGATATGTTACAATAATTAAGAATCGTTATATCTTGAATAACACAACATGTTATGGTGCATACCAAATCAATACATTTCTTCAAGACGTTTCTATTATATATCTTATGTCAATATACTAGGAATGTATTGAATATtcaagtaaaatagaaataaacttaaaatgtgtGAACAGTACATGAGACTTGTAAATATAGTGTTGAATTTCTTATAGAATTATTCTCTTTAGCAAACCTTTGACAACTTTcagaatattttaagaaacagtttatgatttaaatatctttcaacaTACGATATATTTCGTtcctttaatatatttgtattttatgatgctatatataaatatgtacttaTTACACGTATTTCAGGTATCTAATTCATAAACGTATACTGTATCTCTACAAAGTATACAACAATATACTCACCCTAAGACCCATGCAAAGACAAGTTTTAGTCTGCTGGTTTCCACTGCTTGGACGATGTACACTTCTCTTTCTCATCTTTGAATACTCCTGTATATATACCCGATCAGGGCAACATCTTTAAACAGTAGGATAGAACAACTAGAACCTCTACTAGTAGAAACTATCTGATTTCTATACCTGCAGCTGTCTTTGGAACTAAGACCTTGAATATCTGATATCAAAACTCATTATGTTTTTCTTCATGTGAAAGGTGATTTGACGTCATCTACTTCACTTTGGTTCTACTTGCTTATTTAACTTTATCCTTCTATCTTTATTCTttcgtgtttaatttttatttttgcttatttcTCTTGTAAAGTAAACGATTCAACAAGAAGTCTGTCTGTTGCTTAGCAATATATTGTTCTTTAAGCTTCCGCTTACACGTTTCAAAGAATCGTTGCAGAACAAtgatggaattactgaacatttttACAGAATAAGATTGTCCACAAAATATTTAGTGTTCTGGTTTTAGAGTAAAGGTTTTGTGTTTTGTAGTGCTCTGCCAAAATGATGTGGCTACGTTTAACGGTTGTGGTACTCCATAAGTACACAAACTCAAAAAACCTTGAATAAAAAAGGTCTGCGAATTTAACCTTCATAAAccttttagttttgttaataaatttttcCATAATCCAGATACGCAAAtctcaaaatgtatatatttttctattatggAAGGACTTGTTACAAATCGGGAAGTTTTTTGAAGCTATCAGTTTTGATTTGTGTTTTAATGAACGTTCCTGAAGAAGCTCTTAAGCAAAACGTTGAgtgtttaactaaataaaaacaacgttttggtgttataagatcgtttattttcagtattaatacTATGTACTAAAGATGTTAAATAATGAGCTGAGTTCATTGTTTTCCTTTATCAATATTCCTATTGTTCCTTAAACCTAGTTTAATAAGTATCATCCAGATGTAAAccgtgatgttttttttttatttttggaaaacttCTTCCAGTAACTAGTACAAATTATATTCACCAGTCACGAATAAAATCTATTCATTCAGTGAAGAGATTGccaaataatgatataaaaataaaagcagaaTCAATGAAACGTTTCGAAAATTAGGAAATACTCAGGAATATTGTTGAACCAAATCAAAGTAAAAGGTATAAAGACCAGATACCCTTTTACTTCCATGAAATACGGAAAAAGCAAAAATGAATAGTCGTCATCGCAGTGCTAAAGAATGTTAAGCCACTCATTAGAATGCTAGCATTTGAACATCCTTGCTAATTATACAATAACTATGATATAGATAGCAGATAAGCACAGTAGAGTTGTAAGTTACATGACATTTAGCTAGTAACGACTTCAAgttaaaacattctatattttaatacaaatggtTAACTTGAAATTAATAGAGTAGATTGTATGAGTTCTATTCctttaaacacttgttttataaCCTGAATTATGTTTCTTTGCTTCATCttattgttatgttttttgtatgtaaaatattgtttcttttgaatatacgaggttaaaaataatgaagacataagaaattatatatacatgtgtgttgtataatgaatagaataatacaaatattaagaatatataaGCATTTTAAGCTAAATCATCTTCTAGTTCAGATTTCTAAAAGATGTTTGACCGTCCATCCTGTCCTCCGCAGGAACAatggtatgtctctggatttacaacgttgaaatcaagggttcgattcctctctatagacacagcagattgcccgatgtggctttgctttaagaaaatacATCCTAGTGTTATAGTGTTTAGATATTTAACGAAACGAAAACTGAATgcgttttatttaaacatttatttctgttaataatcGTTAGTTTCCAGTAAATATATAAGAAGTTAGATATCTTTAGATTAGTTATACagcaaatgtaatattttaatataacatcttCTCGTATTACCTACTGGTCCGTTCTTACTTTCGACTGATTATAATTGAAcaagtttttgaattttgtttttgttcaacaAATCTTAACGTTAAAATCACTCTAAGCTTCCACTGATAGAAAATAGAACAGTTGAATTATCAGTAAGGCATTCCTTTATGGGAAGGCCATGTTGAAGTGAATGAAAGTAGGAGGTCCAATAACTACCTAGATCGGAGAATTTTTTGATGTTTCAAAAGTTATTCTGGTATTTATCTACAGGCTTATGTCACTTCTCACAACCAAAATGACAACAACATCACTGAAATTGTCATCTTTTTCAGTCCAACGTTATTTAAGACTAGTttgatttaatttacataataaatcTATTGGGACTTACACTTTTAAGTACTAAAGTCTGCCTTAATTAGAGCTTAGGTGACGTCATTTGGTCGGATGCACCAATTTATACTCGCAGGTATTAAAATTTAGATTACTCTAAAAATAAGTTTCATCTGTGTTTTACTACACGTTGTTATTTCAGTTCATGCTTGTTTTATGCAAcgttagtaaatatttattttagattgtATCTGTTAAATATCCAAAGATTTTCTCAATTTATGCCGAACTTGTACAATGGTTACCATGCTGAACTAAGAGCTGCTAGTCTACTTTCACTTccatttaatgtaaataaaattgctTTTTGGAACTTTGGTTCTATTTCAACGGTGACGGAGAAGTCCCACTACTCAGCCAGACGGGAGTAGCTTTATAGTTGACGGTAGGAGCTGTTTACTCGCTGCTTTCCGACTCGTCTATCACGAATGACGGCAAACTTAGATGGCCCTTGAGTAAACTTTCACGAATATCCAGAAACAAACAATTGCCcggatttataattttttaatatcattcctaattaataacaaattaggCGTTTTTGTCACGAAGCAAATTATAtgaattgaaaacattttatgagaTATTCATTTCatctaaaaattaaacatgtaTGATCTATTTTTCATCATAAGAAATAATGACATTTTGTTGTGTTAAAGGTTTCGTTAAATCTTCGTCGGCTCCACtgttaaatttgtttcaaaagggGGCCTTAAAACCCAACACGTAATCTTTCCACCCGTGTGAGCAAACATCTAACGGATATCCGTTTGAAGGTCATAGGTGTTAAACGTGATATGGAATAAACTGGTTGAAAGAGAATCATGGATCTGAGCTCTCAAGGGCATATTAACAACAGCTAGGAAGGAAGAAAGAATTTTGGTGAACAGCGGAGAAAGGTTGAACGGTAACAAGATTAGACGAACTTGGTCTCAGTTAGCTATCgattttgttgttgaattaatACACGTCTCAACTTATTCGTCTATTGTCCACTTTAACGAGAAGTTAACGGAATCTTCCTGACGTTTGGCGTAAACATGTTTTTACCCAGGGAAAATTTCGTACACAGATTTGGCATATGTCAACCCACATTTTCTTGTCAGTCGCAATAAATAAAGACGCATTTTACATGTTGCCTCAAATGACTTCTACAATGACTGTGTCTTGATTTCGGTTCTTTGATtgtttagatatataaataatatatgtttccTCCTTTCATTTATCAGTCTTTAGATTTCAGTCTTCTTGAGTAATACCTGCGATCAGAAAAATAAACGTTAGGTTTTAAAGCTGACACGCCTTTCTCTGATTTTTAGAGGTTGAAACAGTATTCATTTTTCATTAACGACATTatgatattaactgtttgtttgttttatatttcgcgcaaagctactcaagggctatctgcgctagacgtcccaaatttagcagtgtaagactaaaggaaaggcagcttgtcatcaccacccaccgtcaacttttgggtacccttttaccaacgaatagtggaacagaccgttacattataacgtcctcacagctgaaaaaacgagcatgcttgatgtgacggggactcgagcccgcgaccctcagactacgagtagagtgccttaatcacaggacaatatataaactgtgtaaaaaaatCCTAGTACAAATGAAAAATCTATAGTACTTAGCATTCGTTTGACGTTTAATTTCAACTTAAAAATACGTCCTGGGCTAACTATCTGGAACGAGATTAGATCTACACGAGCAACTATGAATAATAAGTTAGAGAATAATTATTAGGATAGTTGTAGCTCTTgaagtttcaaaatttaatttaaggAAGTTTAAAAATGTTGATTCAAAGAGGGGGGAAATAGAAATCAGAATATAATAAACTCCACACTACTATTATGCATTATAACAGTCACTCCAGTATCACAAATAAGTTTATCATATGAACTTGgtcataatgaaataaaacttaattcatttgaaaattatttttactaatctGAAAATCGTTAACCATTTTTCCTTGATTAAATAAACTTTAGTAGTTTTCCAAAACTgaaggtcccggcatggccaggtggttgaggcactcgactcataatctaagggtcgcgagttcgaatccccgtcacaccagacatgctcgccctttcagccgtgggagcgttataatgtgacggtcaattccactattcgttgctaaaagagtaacccaagagttggaggtgggttgtgatgaccagTGAtgaattagggaaggctagcgcagatagccctcgtgtagcttttcgcgaaattcaaaaacaaaaaacaaacaatacacataaCATTTGCGCCTGATCAAGACCCGGAAAGCTCTTCAATTGTCTATTAGACgtgatgtttgtttattgtaaaataaaaataagatggTTTAATTTTACATACGAGAATAACTTAATACAACTGTAATTACAGATCAAGCGCTAAGTCCATATAATGAAACGAAAATTATGGAAttgaatatattatgtttattaaaattagttaagaaaAACGAGAACCCCTTCAAATGATTTTAAAGTCTTTTATTGGATCACGCTTAAAAGTCTTAAACTATTGGATTGTTTTAGCAGTCAAGATGTAGATACACAGAAACCTAcgcatttatttcattttgttttcagattaacaaaggataaaataattaataagtatAGAAAGAAACAAGACAAATCCACATCTCAATTTTGCATTTATGTTGACTTCACTTCGACGTCTGGAGACTCACACCACTACAATCTAGGTTTTAATACTTGTGGTGAGCACAGCAAACATAGCTTAAGTTGCTTCACGCTTTATCACGAATAAACAAATCAGTTTGATGTTTGGTATCAAAATTGACATATGTTAATAACGAGGCTCATCAATTTCACATTTTATGACATTTATTAAAGAATCTGTCCTAAACATTTTTTCTAATAGTGGGACGCTGTTATTTAACACTAGAAATTTTACGAAGTAGCGAAAACGGAAATAAAGCTCTTGACATTTCTATTGGCTTGGCCTAGATGTATCATGTTCTGTTATTATTAGGTGTGACAAACATCTCGGAGTTGTAAACCggcttaactttatattttttaaatggatACTGGTTCTTTCTATTAAAGAAAAccaatattgttatattgtacCCATGGCAAATTGCCAATCAACCAGAAGTAGGGGTATGTCTAACGGGATAAGATGTAACTCTGTGCTTTATGAAACTATTCATCAATCTTGTACACAATAAGTTGTtagaacatatatgtatatatttacatcatTCATGGGTTTTGCTATCTTTTCTTTttgtgcatacatatatataatacatatatgcATCTAGTTCTAGAAGAAACAAGTTAATGTTGCAACTGTTTTATACGATTTAGAACACGAACATATATCTGAAAGCACTACCGTCTAACTGAACAAAAAACAGTTGCCtttgaaaaacattatttgtttaggTAAAGTACACTGTCGATTTAAAGCCCAAATAGAGTGCATTTTCTTGATTTCATGTTAATTGTGTGCTGCCTCCTAcgaagtattatatatttttaaagagtgTAAactctttatttagtatttagtatCTGTAAAGTAGTGTACCTTATTCGAATTGACTTAGACCCAAATCATGATTACTTCGCCCAACTCTATGTGGCTTTACTTTCGCgacctggtatggccaggtgggttaagtcactcgtagtctgagggttgcggatccgaatctccattgcaccaaacatgctcgacctttcagccgggAAGGGGgtatataatgttacggtcaatcccactattcgttggtaaaagagtagcccaagagttggcggtgggtggtgatgacgagctgccttccctctagtttacactgcaaaattagggacagctagcacagatagccctcgagtagctttgtgcgaaattccaaaaaaca
This genomic window from Tachypleus tridentatus isolate NWPU-2018 chromosome 10, ASM421037v1, whole genome shotgun sequence contains:
- the LOC143229293 gene encoding uncharacterized protein LOC143229293, which encodes MRKRSVHRPSSGNQQTKTCLCMGLRIFQFCFLVALRTNIGVALAGIPLHYNVLPHVQYSQPLGPLTAPALKAPMFVQEPSPLPFTYTAEPKRGFSSKSGSRSTAGEVAGSYSFNMPDGRQQKVNYKAGRSDERGIHAGENPTNVQVLALGLDAPRLSETKHVGPEVLSGEPRKSLFYTYSAGAKTTNVSGNLAGSYSVEYTAGSDRLKPHIRSNKPGVVSGKIPTNVNINHFSAGVVPYSYPANVNNNHFPGVPAIPIGAYGTEGGYTPVKSMNPFFFTYTADVEGGFSSRTEGGDGSGNVAGTYSVAHSDGRRRTVKYIAGADGFMADIQSNEPGVEPHSNPANVKISSFSGAPVIPAGSFTGAGAAVIPAGFSTGAGTAVLAAESSPFNFTYTADANENSISRSGNGDIARKTVGSYPVTHADGIKRAVDYSIGTKSFRPSIQSNGKEIGDNLAHASNSTFTGVIGSARAVIPISTAASPQSFFVSHPPATTGFFETTRYAPASESKVPNYSWYR